The sequence CCGTATGGGGAGGGTGGTGCAGGTTTCATATCCGTACAGTTCCGGGTCAAGATATCCGGCAACAGCGCCGTGGCGCAGCATAGCTTTTTCCCTCCATGAGTTCCAGTCATTTTATGCTGCCAGCGAACTTGTACCCGTTGATGACGTTCTGCTTGGTTTTAAGGAAAGGTGTGTTTGTATTTTTTCGTTTTGGTGAAAAAACCCGTTGCCATTTTTGCAGGCGGGGAGTATGGTTTTGAAAAATTCAGATAACTGTTGTGATACACTCGTTTTGTGTAAAAAAATTAAATTATGTTTTTCGTCGTGCATAGCGGTTGTTTCATAGCGTTGGCGGAGGCGTAAACCTTTCTGCAGGGATTGCTGCTTGGGCTCTATAGCTTCTTGGTTGTTACTTATCTGTCTGTTGAGATGAGGCAGCATTGCTCCAGCCCTTTATTTTGATTCTTATCGTGGGTTTTGTGATGCAGGATGTTGCGTTAAGTTTATGATGTTTGCGAAACAGCTTGCGCTAAACAACGCGGGTTTATGTCCTTTCTGTTGCCCTTTGCAATAAGCCATATGAGTATGCCTGTGGGTAATATGGCCTGTTTTTGGAGTGTTAGGCAGCGTGGCTTTTCTTCTGTATGGTATAATGGTTAACAACAATCGGTTTTTATTTTTAATCAGGCTTGTGGTAAGATCGCGAAAGACGGTGTTCCATAACATGAGGATTCTCGTTACAGGTGGCGCGGGGTTTATTGGCTCTGCACTGATCCGTTATATTATCGAAAACACCACAGACAGCGTTGTTAATGTGGATAAGCTTACCTATGCGGCGAACCTGGAATCCCTCGGACAGGCTGCCCATAATCCAAGGTATGCCTTTGAGCAAGTGGATATCGGCAATGGCAGTGAGCTTCAGCGGGTTTTTGACACCCACAGGCCGGATGCGGTGATGCACCTTGCTGCGGAAAGCCATGTGGACAGATCCATAGACGGGCCAGCGGCCTTCATTGAAACCAACTTGGTGGGTACGGCTACCCTCCTCGAAGTATGCAGGGCCTTCTGGATGACCCTCCCTGAGGAGGCGAAGATCGCCTTTCGCTTTCATCATATTTCAACGGATGAGGTTTTTGGCGATCTTGACGAAAGCGAAGCTGCCTTCACGGAGACCACTTCCTATGCGCCCAGTTCCCCCTATTCAGCCAGCAAGGCCGGTTCCGATCATCTGGTACGAGCATGGCACAGAACCTACGGCCTTCCCGTTCTGGTGACAAACTGCTCCAACAATTACGGGCCGTATCATTTTCCGGAAAAGCTCATTCCCCACATGATTCTCAACGCTCTGCACGGAAAATCCCTTCCCGTTTACGGAGACGGCCGGCAGATACGGGACTGGCTGTATGTGGAAGATCATGTCCGCGCCCTCTACCTTGTATTATGCCGTGGCCCTGTTGGTGAAACCTTCAATATCGGCGGCCACAACGAAAAGAGAAATATGGAGGTGGTGGAAACCATCTGTGATCTTTTGGAGGAAATGGCACCGGAAAACCCCAACAGCCTGAAAAGCGGCAATCCTTACGGATTCAGAGGCCTTATCCGTTTTGTGACGGACAGGCCGGGTCATGATCTGCGCTATGCCATGGATGCCTCAAAAATGGAAAGGGATCTTGGCTGGAAGCCGGAGGAAAGCTTTGAAACGGGGCTGAGAAAGACAGTACGCTGGTACCTTGATAATGAAGACTGGTGGCAACGGGTACTGAATGGGGCATACAGGCTGGAAAGACTGGGCTGCGACAGCCCCATGGAGGCATGGGTATGACAATGAAAGGCATTCTGCTGGCTGGCGGATCCGGAACAAGGCTCTACCCCATCACAAGAGGCGTATCCAAGCAGCTTTTGCCCATCTACGATAAGCCCATGATCTACTATCCCCTTTCCGTTCTCATGCTGGCGAGTATCCGGGATATCCTTGTGATTACAACCCAGGAAGATCAGTCTTCTTACCAAAGGCTGCTGGGTGATGGTTCGGATTTTGGTATCTCTTTGAGCTATGCCGTGCAGCCCAGCCCGGATGGTCTGGCCCAGGCCTTCATCATTGGTGAAGACTTTATCGGAAAAGACGGGGTATGCCTCATTCTGGGAGACAACATCTTTTACGGTCAGGGCTTTTCACCTAAGCTCAAAGAGGCCGCAGCCAGAGAAAATGGAGCCACTGTATTCGGATATCAGGTGAAAGATCCGGAACGCTTTGGCGTTGTCGCCTTTGATAAGAACAGGCGGGCGGTTTCCATTGACGAAAAACCCGTAAAGCCGAAATCCAATTATGCTGTTACAGGCCTTTATTTCTACGACAATGATGTCGTGAGTATTGCAAAAGAGGTAAAGCCATCGGACAGGGGAGAACTTGAGATTACCAGCATCAATCAGGAATATCTGAAGCGTAAGACGCTGCATGTGGAGCTTTTGGGCAGGGGTTTTGCCTGGCTGGATACGGGGACCCATGAAAGTCTTTTGGATGCTGGCATGTTTGTGCAGACCTTAGAGACGCGGCAGGGTCTGAAGCTTGCATGTCTTGAAGAAATTGCCCTGAACAATGGCTGGCTTGATCGGGTGGCAATTCAAAGAACTGGCGAGAGTCTTGAGAAGACAGGATATGGTAAGTATTTGTTGAGTCTTTGTGGGGAAAGAACATGACCCTGTTTCGCTGGATTGATTTTGCCGTTCGTGGTGATGAAAGAGGCTTTCTTGTGGTTATTGAAGAGGGCAAGAATATCCCCTTTGAGATAAAGCGGGTATACTATATTTTTGGAACCGAAGAAGGCGTTGCCAGAGGGTTCCATGCCCATAAATCCTTGCAGCAGGTGGCGGTCTGTGTCCGTGGGAAATGCAGAATGATTCTGGATAATGGCAGAGTCCGTGGAGAAGCATGGCTGGATTCACCGTCAAAGGGTCTTCTGGTTGGGGATATGGTCTGGCGCGAGATGCATGATTTCAGTCCGGACTGTGTGCTGATAGTCTTTGCGAATGAGTATTATGATGAAGGGGATTATATTAGGGATTATCAGAATTTTTTGGAGCTACTATTATGACTATTCATTCAACAGCCATTGTCTCTTCTGCTGCCAGAATAGGAAAAAATGTCCATATTGGGCCGTTTACAATAGTTTATGATAATGTGAGTATTGCCGATAATGTGATCATAGAAAGTCATTGTGAGATTGGGGTTTCCAATCATCTGTCAGAAGGGAAAAACTTATTTATAGGTGGCGATTCTCATATTCGGTCACATTCTATTTTCTATGAAGGTTCAATTTTTGAGGAAAAGCTTGTTACGGGTCACAGGGTAACTGTCAGAGAAAATACTAAATCAGGTAAAAACCTTCAGATTGGTACATTGAGCGATATTCAAGGGTACTGTAGCTTTGGGAACTATGTTCGTTTACACAGCAATGTTCATATAGGACAGCAAAGCATTATAGGGGATTTTGTATGGATTTTTCCCTATAGTGTATTAACCAATGATCCGCATCCCCCCAGTAATATTATGCAGGGCGTAACAGTAGATGATTTTGCTGTCATCGCCACAATGTCCGTAATCCTTCCGGGAGCACATGTTTCAAAGGGTGTACTCGTTGGAGCGCATTCTTTACTGAAAGGTTCTACGGAAGAAGATTTTGTTTATGCGGGCTCTCCTGCTAAAAAAACTTGTAAGACATTAGTAATAAAACTCCAGGATGGCTCCCAAAAGGCAGCCTATCCGTGGAGAAAGCATTTTTTTCGTGGATATCCGGTAGATGTTGTAAAAAACTGGGAAAAAATTGCTTCTGAAACATTAAGGTAGTTTTTTGTAAAGGACAGGAATCAGAAAGATGAAGGTTAAAGTCATAAAACAGGGTTCGAGTTATGTCCTTCCGATTCTGGAAAATACGGATCTGGAGCTGGATTCTTTTTATGTGGAGATAGACCCTTCCCTTGAAGTCATGCTGCCCCGGGTTGGTCAGAGCAATACCATCCATAAGCTCAGGGAGCTCAATGATACCTTGGGCGTGAATGATTATCTTTCCTTCAAATTGAATAATTTGTCTTTGCACTATACATATGCGGCTTCACGGAATGAATCTGACGGTCTTTTTGATGCATTGAGATCAAAACATCTTTAAATAAAAAAGGCGGATCCCATGCATGCTATAAAATTCAAGGCCCAGATAAAAAGCGGCCGAATAGATGTGCCTGAAGCCTATCGTTATCTTGAATCCAGAACCATTGAAGTTATTGCCCTGTGCATAGAAGAAACTCCTGCGCTTTCAGGCGCAAACTCCCTTTCTCCCACAGATAGTGGGGTTATTTCCGATGAAGAACTTAATATAAACTGGAAAAAGCTTGCATCGGAAGGGTTGGCTGGCCTGAATGATGCTGGTTGTAAAATGACCCGTTACACTGAGGACCGGGGCCGGTATCTGGCGGAGAAATATCAATGAAAAAATTTGTTCTGGATAACAATCTCATCATTGATTTTTTATCCGATGAAAGACTTGTAAAATATCCGGAATCCGGGAAAGTTTTTGAATTTCTGCAAAAGCCTGGATTTTCTTTTTATATTAGTTCTTCTTCTCTGAATAATATCAGCGTTATTTTATTCCATGAATTTAAAGTAAGGCTTGGTAACAGGCTGTCTGCGAGGCAGATCAAAAAGCTAATGGAACTTTGTATAAGAGATCTTCTGCTGAAAGTTTCTATTGCAAAAACGCCTTCCTACATGGAAATTGACTACGAAGATATCGAAGGTGCTCAGGTTGTTGCATCCGCGAAGGCGATCCATGCCTTTGTTCTTACCAGAGATAAGGGCATGCTCGAGAAATATCCGGACATAGCCATGCACCCAGAGATTTTTTTGCAGAAGCATGGTCAGTATGGAAAGTCAAATATCTCATTTATGGATCTGAAAGCCATTAACGAAATTCATGCTTCCGGTCTTGAAAGGGCCTTTGACGAGGTGCTGCACAGCGGCTGGTACATTCAGGGCCAGCAGGTGAAAGCTTTTGAGTCAGAATTTGCCGCATATTGTGGAACGCCCTTCTGTATTGGCGTTGCTAATGGGCTGGATGCGCTGATCCTGACCCTCAGGGCCTGGAAGGAAATGGGTAGGCTTAAGGATTGGGATAAAATCCTTGTACCGGCCAATACCTACATTGCCAGCATTCTTGCCATAACGGAAAACCGTCTGATCCCCGTTTTGGTGGAGCCGGATCCTGCAACTTTTAATATCAGCCCTTCAGAAGTTCTTAAATCTCTGGATTCAAAAACAAAGGCCATTCTGCCAGTACATCTTTACGGACAGATGGCGGATATGTCTGCCATCCTGGAAATTGCGAGAAAGCATGATCTGCTGGTACTGGAAGATGCAGCCCAGGCCCATGGTGCTGTTATCGGTGGTAAAAAGGCAGGAAGCTGGGGGCATGCTGCATGCTTCAGTTTTTATCCGGGTAAAAACCTTGGGGCCTTAGGCGATGCCGGAGCCGTTACCACCCATGATGAAGAGCTGGCCCTCACCATCCGTGCCCTCGGCAATTATGGCAGCCATAAAAAGTATGAAAACCTTTATCAGGGAGTGAACAGCAGGCTGGATGAGATGCAGGCCGCCCTCTTGAGGGTGAAACTTCCCTCTTTGGATAGGGATATTAAAAAAAGACAGGTTGTGACGAGGCTGTACATGGAAGGTATTACCCACCCTGAAATCTTGCTTCCAGCCTGGAAGGGAGATGCTTCCCATGTTTTTCATCTTTTTGTGCTGCGTTGTCAGAGACGGGAAGTCCTGCAGGCATATCTCGCTGAAAAGGGTATTCAGACCCTGATCCATTATCCTGTTCCGCCCCATAAGCAAAAAGCTTATGGGGTATGGAGCGGGATGGATCTGCCCGTTACGGAGCAGATTCACAGGGAGGTTTTGAGTCTGCCCATGGGGCCGACAATTCCTGATGATGAAGTATTTGAGGTGATAAAGGTTCTCAATGAATTTAATTAAGACTTCCCTTCTTGCCTTTATCGCTACAGCCGTAAAAATGATTGCAGGCCTTGTGATCAACAAGGCGGTTTCCATCTATATCGGCCCGTCCGGACTTGCCTTGGTCGGGCAGTTTCAGAATTTTATGCAATTAACGATGGCTCTTGCCAAAGGGCCTATAAATAGCGGTGTGACAAAATACACTGCAGAATATGGTAAGGAGAGTCCTAAAATACCCCTGTTGTTCAGTACAGCGTCCCAAATAAGCCTTATATGTTCAGTGGTGGTTGGTGCTGTAACCATTGCAGCGGCGCCATGGGCGTCAGAGTGGTTTTTAAAATCAGGAGACTTTTCATACATTTTTGTGCTTTTTGGTTTTACCGTTGTGCTTTTTGTTTTCAACAATCTGCTGCTGTCCATTGTCAACGGCCTTAAAGAGATAAAAACCTTTGTAAGTATAAATATCATACAAAGCCTTTACAGCCTTGTTTTTACATCTCTACTTATCGTTTTTATGGGGCTTCACGGTGCTTTGCTAGCCTTTGCAACCAATCAGTCCGTAGTTTTTTTTGTAGTTTTATACGTTCTGCGAAAACATTCCACCATCCGCTTTCATAATTTCCGTAAGGGTTTCAGTAGGCCGGAAGGTAAGAAACTTTTGGGTTACGCAGTCATGTCCCTGACTTCTGCTGCAACGGTTCCTGTCTCCCATCTGCTTATACGAAATTTTTTGGGAGAAACCCTTGGGTGGGATCAGGCTGGTTACTGGCAGGCTATCTGGTATATTTCCACCATGTACCTCATGGTTGTGACCACATCTTTGAGTATTTATTACCTGCCAAGGCTTTCGGAGATTAAAGAAAGGGCTGAGCTCCGTAGAGAAATTCTAAATGGATACAGCATTATTCTTCCCATAGTGATACTTCTGTCCGCGGGAATTTTTACCCTGAAAGATTTTATTGTTTGGCTTTTGTTTACCCCTGATTTTTATTCCATGCGGGAGCTTTTTCTGGTGCAGCTTGTGGGGGATGTTGTGAAAATTATAGCTTGGCTTCTTTCATACCTGATGCTGGCTAAGGCTATGGCCAGAGCGTTTATCTGTACGGAAATTATTTTTTCTGCATCTTTTGTGGGTTTAACCTTTTATTTTGTCAGTTTTTATGGGCTGGTTGGAGTTACATATGCTTATGCAACTAATTATATACTGTATTTATTGATACTGGTTTGGATTGTTAAGGGAGAAATTATATGAGCAGTATGTATAAGGACCAGCCTCTTGTAAGTATTGCCATTATAACCTACAATCAAAAAAAATACCTTCGTAAATGTATAGAGTCTGTTCTTGTTCAGGATTATCCCAATATGGAAATCGTTGTGGCGGATGATTGTTCAACGGATGGTACGCAGGATATGCTCAGGAAATATAATGAGCAATATCCCGGTAAATTTGTTTTGAAGCTAGCAGAAAAAAATCTTGGTATCACAGGGAACTCCAATGTTGCCTTGTTTGCATGCAGCGGTAAATATATTGCTCTGACAGGGGGGGATGATGTTTTTTTACCTGGGAAAATAAGCAAGCAGGTCTCTATTATGGAGGGTTGTCCTGAAGTCTCGCTCTGTGGAACCTATACAAAGTTAATTGACTCTTCCAGTAGTGAAATAGCAATTAGGAAAGACCTCAAAAAAAGAAGTAACCCTTTTTATTCATTATGTGAATTGCTTGAATCCGCAAATAGCTTGATACCCGTTGTGAGTTATATCTTTAGGTCTAAGGATATCCCAAAGAATGGGTTTGATTACCGCTTGCCAGTGGCTTCGGATAGCCTGTTTTATTACCATATCGGTAGCAAGGGCAAGATCTATGTTCTTCCGGATATTTTAACCTGTTATCGTATTCATGAAAGTCATGCAAAAAATAAAGGCTACGTGGATGATAGTTTTGTATCCTTAGCATTAGCAGAGTTTTTTTTCCCACATTGCTATAAAGAGATAAAGAAGGCAAGAAGTAAATCGTATTACACAGCAGGAAGATACCACCATCGGGAGCTGGACTATCATTTGGCGCAATTAAGATTTAAAGCTAGTCTTAACTTATCTTTTACTACTAAAGCGCTAGTTGCTTATGTTTTATCTCGTTTTAGGATTGGCCTATAGGCTTTTATATTCTGGTATTTTTTATTAGATAGTGTACTCTGATTTTTCATCAAAAAAATAAAAAGCGATGATCCTGTAAAAACAGGACGATCTATTGATTGCGTCGAGCAAAATCTGTCACCAGCGGGGGGCGATCAATATGACGCAAGGCAGTCGTGCAGCGCTTTAGCTGTTTGGGATGCCTTGTTATTTTTACGATTTGGTAGCTCTTATTGGAATAAATGTTGCTTGGGCTCAATCTGTAGGCGACTTCTGCGAGTTGATTGATCTGCCGCTTTACCGTTCAGTTTTTGGCCTTCACGCAAGGTTTTAAGAGTA comes from Desulfobotulus pelophilus and encodes:
- a CDS encoding N-acetyltransferase, which produces MTIHSTAIVSSAARIGKNVHIGPFTIVYDNVSIADNVIIESHCEIGVSNHLSEGKNLFIGGDSHIRSHSIFYEGSIFEEKLVTGHRVTVRENTKSGKNLQIGTLSDIQGYCSFGNYVRLHSNVHIGQQSIIGDFVWIFPYSVLTNDPHPPSNIMQGVTVDDFAVIATMSVILPGAHVSKGVLVGAHSLLKGSTEEDFVYAGSPAKKTCKTLVIKLQDGSQKAAYPWRKHFFRGYPVDVVKNWEKIASETLR
- the rfbB gene encoding dTDP-glucose 4,6-dehydratase, which produces MRILVTGGAGFIGSALIRYIIENTTDSVVNVDKLTYAANLESLGQAAHNPRYAFEQVDIGNGSELQRVFDTHRPDAVMHLAAESHVDRSIDGPAAFIETNLVGTATLLEVCRAFWMTLPEEAKIAFRFHHISTDEVFGDLDESEAAFTETTSYAPSSPYSASKAGSDHLVRAWHRTYGLPVLVTNCSNNYGPYHFPEKLIPHMILNALHGKSLPVYGDGRQIRDWLYVEDHVRALYLVLCRGPVGETFNIGGHNEKRNMEVVETICDLLEEMAPENPNSLKSGNPYGFRGLIRFVTDRPGHDLRYAMDASKMERDLGWKPEESFETGLRKTVRWYLDNEDWWQRVLNGAYRLERLGCDSPMEAWV
- the rfbA gene encoding glucose-1-phosphate thymidylyltransferase RfbA, giving the protein MKGILLAGGSGTRLYPITRGVSKQLLPIYDKPMIYYPLSVLMLASIRDILVITTQEDQSSYQRLLGDGSDFGISLSYAVQPSPDGLAQAFIIGEDFIGKDGVCLILGDNIFYGQGFSPKLKEAAARENGATVFGYQVKDPERFGVVAFDKNRRAVSIDEKPVKPKSNYAVTGLYFYDNDVVSIAKEVKPSDRGELEITSINQEYLKRKTLHVELLGRGFAWLDTGTHESLLDAGMFVQTLETRQGLKLACLEEIALNNGWLDRVAIQRTGESLEKTGYGKYLLSLCGERT
- a CDS encoding O-antigen translocase, producing MNLIKTSLLAFIATAVKMIAGLVINKAVSIYIGPSGLALVGQFQNFMQLTMALAKGPINSGVTKYTAEYGKESPKIPLLFSTASQISLICSVVVGAVTIAAAPWASEWFLKSGDFSYIFVLFGFTVVLFVFNNLLLSIVNGLKEIKTFVSINIIQSLYSLVFTSLLIVFMGLHGALLAFATNQSVVFFVVLYVLRKHSTIRFHNFRKGFSRPEGKKLLGYAVMSLTSAATVPVSHLLIRNFLGETLGWDQAGYWQAIWYISTMYLMVVTTSLSIYYLPRLSEIKERAELRREILNGYSIILPIVILLSAGIFTLKDFIVWLLFTPDFYSMRELFLVQLVGDVVKIIAWLLSYLMLAKAMARAFICTEIIFSASFVGLTFYFVSFYGLVGVTYAYATNYILYLLILVWIVKGEII
- a CDS encoding glycosyltransferase family 2 protein; this translates as MSSMYKDQPLVSIAIITYNQKKYLRKCIESVLVQDYPNMEIVVADDCSTDGTQDMLRKYNEQYPGKFVLKLAEKNLGITGNSNVALFACSGKYIALTGGDDVFLPGKISKQVSIMEGCPEVSLCGTYTKLIDSSSSEIAIRKDLKKRSNPFYSLCELLESANSLIPVVSYIFRSKDIPKNGFDYRLPVASDSLFYYHIGSKGKIYVLPDILTCYRIHESHAKNKGYVDDSFVSLALAEFFFPHCYKEIKKARSKSYYTAGRYHHRELDYHLAQLRFKASLNLSFTTKALVAYVLSRFRIGL
- a CDS encoding DegT/DnrJ/EryC1/StrS family aminotransferase; protein product: MKKFVLDNNLIIDFLSDERLVKYPESGKVFEFLQKPGFSFYISSSSLNNISVILFHEFKVRLGNRLSARQIKKLMELCIRDLLLKVSIAKTPSYMEIDYEDIEGAQVVASAKAIHAFVLTRDKGMLEKYPDIAMHPEIFLQKHGQYGKSNISFMDLKAINEIHASGLERAFDEVLHSGWYIQGQQVKAFESEFAAYCGTPFCIGVANGLDALILTLRAWKEMGRLKDWDKILVPANTYIASILAITENRLIPVLVEPDPATFNISPSEVLKSLDSKTKAILPVHLYGQMADMSAILEIARKHDLLVLEDAAQAHGAVIGGKKAGSWGHAACFSFYPGKNLGALGDAGAVTTHDEELALTIRALGNYGSHKKYENLYQGVNSRLDEMQAALLRVKLPSLDRDIKKRQVVTRLYMEGITHPEILLPAWKGDASHVFHLFVLRCQRREVLQAYLAEKGIQTLIHYPVPPHKQKAYGVWSGMDLPVTEQIHREVLSLPMGPTIPDDEVFEVIKVLNEFN
- a CDS encoding sugar 3,4-ketoisomerase; protein product: MTLFRWIDFAVRGDERGFLVVIEEGKNIPFEIKRVYYIFGTEEGVARGFHAHKSLQQVAVCVRGKCRMILDNGRVRGEAWLDSPSKGLLVGDMVWREMHDFSPDCVLIVFANEYYDEGDYIRDYQNFLELLL